A single Mustela lutreola isolate mMusLut2 chromosome X, mMusLut2.pri, whole genome shotgun sequence DNA region contains:
- the PPP1R2C gene encoding protein phosphatase inhibitor 2 family member C: MAASTASHRPIKGILKNKSSTGSSVAASAQQSGGTIQEVQRKKSQKWDESNILATHRPAYRDYDFMKINEPSSPYFSPQDDGEDPLNDSEAKEAMTPDNLAKKFAASGTSELNCQLGEPESDGAHSSKILFDKQEKQRQFEMKRKLHYNEGLNLKLARQLISKDLQHEKDKDDNEETLHGDNNEDNTAAEESSEVPTNDELQSQAFCT, from the coding sequence ATGGCGGCCTCCACTGCCTCGCACCGGCCGATCAAGGGGATACTGAAGAACAAAAGCTCCACTGGTTCCTCAGTGGCTGCCTCTGCCCAGCAGTCGGGAGGGACAATACAGGAGGTCCAGAGAAAAAAGTCCCAGAAATGGGACGAATCCAACATCCTGGCAACACACCGGCCTGCTTATAGAGACTATGACTTCATGAAGATCAACGAGCCCAGCAGCCCCTACTTCAGCCCGCAAGACGATGGAGAAGATCCACTGAATGATTCTGAAGCAAAGGAAGCCATGACCCCAGACAACTTAGCCAAGAAATTCGCCGCCAGTGGTACCTCGGAATTGAACTGCCAGTTGGGAGAGCCGGAGAGTGACGGAGCACACAGCAGCAAGATCCTTTTCGACAAGCAAGAAAAGCAGCGGCAGTtcgaaatgaaaaggaaactacACTACAACGAAGGCCTGAACCTCAAGCTGGCTAGACAACTCATCTCCAAAGACCTCCAACATGAGAAAGACAAGGATGACAACGAAGAAACTCTACATGGTGACAATAACGAAGACAACACTGCTGCGGAAGAATCCAGTGAAGTTCCTACAAATGACGAACTGCAATCCCAGGCATTCTGCACCTAG